acacacagagtgaCTGACTTACTGACAGACAAGCGGACTATTTTAATGTAACAGTATCGGGGAAAGAAACTGTCAAAAGATAGATTCCTCCAGACATTCAAGACATGAGAGAGGCCTTAGCagacaaaatgtaattaaaagaaaacCTAAACACAACAGCACGTATGTGACCTTTGGTCCACTAGCTAATGGACAGATAGATGAGCTGAGCTATTATCGTATTAGTTGTTATCCCGTAGTTTATTACCTGAAAAACCGTGGAATGTGCATGAACCCAGCTGTGATattaaagtatcaaaaaagaATGTCCTGTAAATATTATTGAAAGAGTAATGAAGTCCCAGGGCAGTGGCATTAGGAATCACTGCAATGGCAAAGTAGCAAGAGGGTTGATTTTGTACAATGGCTACATCGCAGGAGGTGACTTTTAAATACAAAGGTTTGATTATCCATGGTCACCAAAGAATTGAATGCCACGTATAAGTCTATTTGACCCTGATTTATTGGTTACCAGGCACTCATGAAACAATCAGACTGTGTTTTTCGACAGACGTCGGGATCTCGGGTTGTGTCAGATCTCTCTGAATCCTCTCATCCTCCGATTTACAAGGCAAATGCACTTTGGCTCTCTTCCTCTCGCCCACATTAAAAGCGTAGACGGCACACAGATCAGGAGGCAAGATATCAACTCTGCCTCGTCCATTCATTAATCTTTCTCCCTTCCAGGCATGGAGTTTCAGAAGGACTTGTTGAGATGCAGATAACGTGAATGTAAATTGTCCCATCAGTCTTATCAAACCATTCAATTAGTGTGTCAGATTAgaattaagattttttttggAAGTTATTTGAAATAATTATTAAGAGacaaccatcttttttttttagcctgcTTCTTTCAATGTAGTGATCCTTGGTCTCTCAAGGTGACGTCTAAAATACATTTGCGTTTCATGTCAGTCTTCAATTCTATGCAGAATTCTTTCATCGCTTTTGTACAAGTGTGTTGTGTGGAGTATAAACCAAGCCAGACAGACACGTGAGACTATCATAGTTAACTGGCACCACCTAGCTGTCTATTTCCATCAGGGCACGTGGAGGTTCTTTCTGTACTTGGGCATACATGTCGAACAGGGTCTCAGTGGGAATTGAAACCTTGTCTTGCATAATGGACCACAAGAAGCCCAAAATAGTTTGTATAAATCAACATTGAAATTCTGAATGTCTTCAACCACATACAAATTTCATTTCCACCTTTAAAATTCAGTAAGTCAGTGACCATCAcagcactgacacacagagacagacacccaGGGGCAATTAAGAGTCAATTAACCTACGTTGCATGCGGATAGTTGTAAAGCagtgtaaaacatttaaattattgaccaattttttaatacacaaatacaaaataatgctCGCAACAGCAAATCTGAGTACCAAACTATATTTATTGTATACAGTAGTAAAAGACCACAAATAATGTACAAATCAGTAGAGAAACAAATAACATGACAAGACACGGGCCCCGTTCTTCGTACATTACATGGCTGAGCTTGTATGTTAGCCAGCTCAAAAGATCTGTTACGCTAACGCAGTTGTTCAAATGCAAGTGGAAGGCTGTCTTGATAACTGTGCTCTTATTTTGCGAGACTGGAAAGCTAAAATCAGGATGGTTACTCGTGACCGGCTTGTGCAGACACGTCGAGTGTAACCGCTCACAGATCCATTGTTCTATGGAACAATTTAGTCTCATAGTTAATGACTGTGAAAATGACGATATGGGAAGTccttaaatgtaattgaatattTATTGGGGCCAGAGTGGACAGTAGGGAATATTTCAGCAGTTGGCAGTACAGTTAATATTTCTTAACGTTTATGCTGAATAGGAATTTGGGAAGTCGAGTTCACAGTGCgccaaaaaaaagtttgattcATCCTCTGCAATTgcattagttttattttgttgtacgCAAGTATGCAAGACTTTACTCAAACCGTGTTTAGTGATGACAAGACTAATCAGTTAGTGTCCCCGAAGATGTAGCCTTGTctgaaaataaactaaaaggGTTGTCATGATCCAACTCAAGTCTGAATAAAGCTGCACCGTTGCAGGATTTAAGCGCAAGGACTACTTACTTTACACACAGGACATCCTGACTAAACTTTAAAAACCCAAGCTTGTGTCCGGCCATCAATCAAATGAAGCCAACTCTGTTATCTACAAACAAAGAACGGGACCCTGTGGGTAAAGAACACTATTCTCCCAACTCCATTGGTTGGCCTCCTTGCCCTCCCGATATGCAACAAACTGCATGCATCCTAGTCTGAACTGTAAAATATTGAAGACACTCGTCACCACTTGGGATCTCACCGTTTGCGGCACTGCACACTGGCCTGAAACGGCTGCCttgtacgcacgcacgcacacacacacacacacacggaaacagCGTGGCAGTTGACATGGCAGTGAAAAGTGTCTTCAAAACGTGTTGACAAAAACATACTGACATCCCTGTTCAACTGGAAGCAGCTCCTTTTCAAAACACATGTAGAGTCAGTTGTCCCATCAGCCCAAATTCGCAAGGACAATACAGAGATGAGACAGCTGACCCCAAAACAGCATTGAGGAACAACATTTCCAGTCAGTCCCACCCACAGCCCACACACTACTTTCACTCCCCAAAATGTAAAACCCACAAGCAGAGCCACTTAAGAAGAGTGTAAGGACTGGCCTCTGCCCTGCTTCATCAGAAAACTTATGTTATGTATTCTACATCAAGAGACTTATCTTAGTCAGACCATTACCATCTCAAAAGGATAAATTACATTTCCCTCCCATAACGGGCATTTGTCTGGATGAGCGAATAAAAGTCTGTACCACGGATACCCACAACCTTTCTCAATTAGTAGAAGTCGAAGAGGAAGCAAATAACATCAATGAAATACAAACTCCCTTAAAATGTGACTGTTTTGACCTTGCAGTTTGCTTTTTAGTGTGATCCAAGTACATCAAATATGAAACAGAAGTTCGGTCTTTGGAGTATTGGTCCAAGCAACCCAACTTTTATCTAACGCTCACTCTGATACTTCTGTACAAGAAAACCAACAAGCTCCCTGGTTGATAATTGTtaaaagagaaatgaaaaataaaataaaaatacaaaagcatTGCAGAACTCTTTAGCAAAAGCACCTAAAATGTAGAGAGAATTAAAATATCTTTTTGACAGAAGAAGGAGCCACCAGtcagacaaaaaacacataaaagcgAAGTGAAATGGAAGGCGGCCCGTGTGTATTAAGTTCAGATAGTGCTTCCACTTCAAACCATTCTTATGCCCAATGACTGTGACCCCGGACAAAAACTGGTAGAGCCTCGCATTTGACCCAGATGGATGAAAACCTTGACAAACTACTGGATACTAAGCTTTCACTGGAGAGTGAATGACAAGCGCTGACAAACCAGGAACCGCTGTGACGTGCTGTTGGTCCAATGACAGCCTGCGTTGCCAGAAGGAATTGTTGTCCTGATTGGCCAGCGGAGAGACTGTTGTTGACACGCACAAAAGTTCAGTCCTGGCTGAGACTGTACATAAACAGCTGAGGagtcccctccccccacacacctgACGAAAAACCATGACAGATATCTTGGAActgaagaaataataataattattatgataataatgataataataataataataataataataataataataataggctGAGGGGAGCGATGGGGAGGGACAGTGAAAGTTGCTGAGGGCGTGGTCTGAGGGTGGTCGTCAATGAGGTGGGGAGGGCTTAACAGTGCCCGCCTGTCTGCTGCTGGAAAACATCTATGGTGTCTTCATCTTCCATCTCCAGCTgagagaagcagagggaaaGAAATTCCAGTCAGTGAATATTAACAACAACTGAATGATGCagagacagaaatataaaactCTCTAATTTAAGACTATTCAGAGATGCTGAAGGTTAACCGTCAGTGAAGTAATGAGGGACTACAACAGTGAAAAGACAATACGATCTAACCTGTGCAGGTGTATCCGTCTCATTGATAGGCTGGCCATCAAACCTGAACCTGATCTGCCTTATTGCGAGGCCCTGCAGAAGCGATAACAGAGGATGAAGGAAAGCATTTTGGGGACACTAAGAGCAAGGCAAAGTGTGCGGGTAATGCGCTGACTGAGGTGTAACAGCAAATCCAAAAATAATTGTGTGTTGCTGGAGAGGAAAGCAGTCATTTAGGCGTTCAGCTCACCTGTCGGTCACAGTATGCCTTCATTAGCTTGCTGAGCGGTGTGTGCCTTTTGATTTTAAACTGGACCACCGACCCATCTTGCCCTGCAACCTTGAGGTTGATGTGATCGTTCTCGGTCTTCACTCCCTCCTGCAGAAACAAATGCATTGAACATCAGTTAAACCAGCAGCAACGGTGACACCAAAAACATTAAGTTAGGAGTTTATACAAGTCACAGATGCACTACAAAAAAGAGAGCACTATTAAAAACAGCCAAGTAGTGAGCATCTACCAGACTGCAAGCCTGTCACTTTGTGTGAAGGAATAGTCTCCACTATTTTGTGTAGTGAGAGTCTGTTTCGGTTCAAACGTCTATAgagcaatgcatgctgggtacagTGTGTTGCTTCAGTCACatatgctaacgttagcattaTTAGCTCCAGGCTAGTTGGTCGGCACGCCAGCCCTTGAAGACCGCGGTTGAGTTTAGCTGCCGGCTAACGACGCTAGCGCTTTTGTTTTGTAGTACGGAGGCAAAACAATCACCGGCACGTTTAAAAAACAGCCACAAAAACACAGCTACTGTAGTCCGTTCATATGCGTCCGGTCACCTCCATTGGCGCTCTTTTGACGCCCCTGCAGTTGCGGCATTTGTGGCGTTGCGGACATAACGTGGTCCCGttttgacaaagaaaaaaaaaaaaatcgcaaATGACAATCATGGTGTGTTTGGTATTTATGCTCGCAGTCTTCGAGACTCTGGTTAGTTGGACAGAATATCTCCTATCGCCATCTACAGTGTGTGGTGTGCGCGCAGGTAAATGTAGATGGCTGTGCGGGTACTCATTCATTTGCGAAACAAACACTGCGCCGATTCAGAGAAACGTGCAAACCAGGCCATTTTAGATTGCACATCTGAGAAATGGTTTGGCAGGAGCTCGACTCAGCCATCTCTTCACATCTACAGCTCTTTAAACCTTTATCTTACCTTTGGTTTTTCCTCTGACATCTTGGCTGTATTTCGTGTGTGTTTTCAAGATAGTCGGTTAATTGGGCAGTATTTGTCTCTCTGCcgccttctgtcctctcctttcctccgcTGACGGGTACGCGCTTTGGACCGAAGTTACACGCACACGATTGGATCTGGGAGGACCACGTGACTACCAAATCGCGGGAGCGCGGACACGGGGGCGCGCACCAATGGAAAATACTCGAGCACGCGGACAGTACAACCTATAAAAGGTTGGTACTGTACCAACACCTCTGAATACTCATACTTCAGCATGTATTTGTGGTAAATtatgtgtaaaataaattataaataacgTTGAATTATTTCataaagaaaatcaaaacatgAGTCATTATGTAAATAAGAGCATGGACAACACATTTTTAAGtgcaatctaaaaaaaatggTATGGCTTGGAAAAATATAACATCAGCACTAACGGaaactgcacaaacacacagattacCCAGCATAACAAGTTAGTTTTCTTTTGACAACTACTTGAATGTCTCACATATGTTTGTGACAATGTATTTGTGCCTTAACGggtaaggcaaggcaagttcatttatagagcacaattcatacacaaggcaattcaaagtgctttacagctacataaaattacaaaaaggcaaataaaatcattccatattGAGAACGGAAATTGGCCAAAAAAGCATAGGCAAGAAATTAATCTTTTTCTGGTTTAAAGTTTTGAAATAGAAGTGTATACAAAATCAAGTTAAAGTCTTTGAGAACTTCTTGAGAAGCAAATAACACATTGTTGACGATTCAACATTAGACGTCATACAGGTGATAACTGAGGAAGCCCATTGCCTTTCAATATCTTAATACCATTAGAGTAATCGTTTCTGaatttgttgtgtatttgtgctaAAATTACAAAATAGGTAGCGCTTGTGCCATATGGTATTTTAAAAGAACCATTAGCTGCTATGTGTTAAGAGCTGCAGTGAAGTACTATCCAAATCCCATCATATATGTTTTGAATAAAAACTAGATTACATTCTTTTCAAGATTTTAACTAGATTGAAATTGGTTGACTCCTCATAAACCCTCAGTGTCTAATGTCTATAATCATATTaaggcatttaaaaaatatgttttatatatagtGATGTCACTAATTTCCTTCAGTGATCCTTcacttttgtttcattttttttgtggcaaaTTCACTAACCCATTATTGCCTGGTGATTTATCAGAATTGTATttgtaatgtatcatattacATTTATGCTcaggattcaattcaatttattttatagcccaaaatcacaaatgtgcctcagagggctttacaatctgtacacatacaacatccctgtcccaggacctcacatcggatcaggaaaaactcccaaaaaaaacaggaaaaaaagggaatacaccttcaagagcaacagaggaggatccctctccccggatggacagaagcaatagatgtcatgtgtatgaacagcgttacagagttacaacacattcaattaatatgacagaaatgtatgaataattaatagGCATGGACCTCGAttcagatttccacaatccatgaaacagaagtaaaaagagaggagagttAAAGGATAAATTCTGACATAAAATATCCTAAATGCTGTTGGTATAAAATGGGACGAAATacaaatgttctttattttaaacAGCAGGTGTCAGCCTTCAGCCTCTAAAGACCTGGGGTGAGGTGTTTTAGGCACTTACACTTCTCAAAGTGAGGTACTGTATCAGAGAGCCACaaccattttaaaatcaatgaactttcaCTTTTTAAGaaccccaaataaaaaaaattgaaggAAGCAGTTGTGATTTTAATAAAAGCGTAATACAGGCAAAACACAAGCAATAAAAGTCCAGCACTAATTACATAATTAATCCAGTCTTTTATTTGgcttgtgtgtgttatttttttacagaataCACAGGCTAATGTAGAATTATTCAAACTCATAAAAATGTAGGATCAACACATATATTCAAGAATTTAATGATTACTAAGTATATCTCTAAATCAGCAGCAACTCAGAAAAACAgatttaagaaaagaaagaaagatggtcCAACAACCAAACTGGATTATGTTCCATTCTGTACAATTAAACTTAAAAGTTAACCCTAATAAATAGTATAACCGATAGCAAAAAGGATTGACTATACCAGAACACTGGTGCCTCTTAGGTTGAACACAACATTCCTATTTAATAGCTGGTGAAAGCCAGACAAGcctatatatctctatctatatctatagatatgtAGATATCAAAACTACTGTCACTTTTCTGAAATCGTCTTAGTTATAGTTTACATAAATGATCATGTCTACCGgtcatgtttttaaaatcagttgCGTGAGAGGCCAGAGTTCAGGGAAGACAGAGGGGTCGTGGTGTACATCCTCATTAAAATTTGGAGTATGGATTGCTCCCACTTAGACCTGGAGAAACATAACAAAATCAGTAGAGTCATACATTGATTTAAGATAGTATTCTGACATTATGGGGAATGTTGTTTTCTTACTGAGAGTTAAATATAAAGCTACCAACAgaagctggttagcttagcttagcttagcttagcacaaagactggaaacaaggggaaacagctagcctggctctgtctgaAGATTTGCCTACTAGCGAGTCTTAAGttcactaattaacatgttatattgtGTTTGAATAAATCCAAAAACCAAAGTGTAAAAACGACACACTTAACGCCATCATTAGGTTGTCTTTGGTTTGTGTGAGtattaaacaaacataataacataaacaaacataatataacatctttttcttttcttctttttgtgtgttttgtttctgtttggtttgtttgtctgctgtttggttttTACgggtttctttgttgttgttgtgtttgttttttctttctttattattgtctgacaagtctaattttggtatttatgtttaatgtattaacattaaacatatattaataatatatttaaatgaacataataaaaaaacataagtgctaaaaaaaatatataacgtCTTAATTCATGGTCTTTAGAGGTAGActtctttggacagagccaagctAGCCGTTTCCTCCCATAtccagtctctatgctaagctaagctactgGCTGCtggtagcttcatatttactacAAATATAGGATTAGTGTAATTCTTCTCATCTAAGCTTTGACAAGAAATCATATAAGCATTTTCTGAAACGTCTGACTACTTCTTTAATTATCTCTGTCAAGTGTAAACCAAGAAAAACTTATCTCATTTTgcagtttttaattcattctccATATATTTAGCATTTAGGTGCAAATGTGTATGAAAACATGCATCAACCAGAGAGAGCGCTCACCATATTTAGTCCTGATATTGTCATGTCTCTGTTTCATTTCTGCCCTCCTGTAAGGACAAAGCAATGTCTTCAGACACTTAACATGCATGTGGCCATAAACCAGTTTTGTTGTTTGGTATGAAGGAAACTGATTGtatcaaaacaaacaatgcaacATGGGCAGCTAGTGCATCAGGTGTCCCGTGGATTGTAAAACATGTGACTATTAAGAGACTACCAAGGAGAAGTAACACAGGGGAAATGTTAACATGCAccacaaaacattatttttctcacCTTTCCTCCTGCTTGGTTTTCGTCTTAGTGACCTCCTTATCCAACTTGGCCTTTTCCCTTTTGGATCTGACACACAACCACAAGACCAaagttagtgttagtgttagaCAGCTCACAAGATAGTACACAGTTCGTGTTTCGAGTGCAGAAACCTAAAAAGCCACACCTAAAGCTGACAGAAATGTACAGTCTGTGGCCATATTAAATGTGCAAAACCCAGGAAGCAGATTACCCACAAAACCtgatatacattaaaataattcaaacatTTACTGTAGATAAGTTTTTTACTTCTCACAAAATGTGTGATTTAGGAATCGTTCTGATTGAAATACcagtttttgttattattagtgcGTATCCTATTTTATTCATGCCACTCGGACAGGTTTCTTTGGTCCTTTAACACATAATGATGAGTAAAGTCGTAGCCGTTTCCTATACCAAAAGGTCATCATATAAGTACTCTATAAATGCAGTTGTGCTATGCAAACACTTACCCAAGGTGCTCACacttgcagcagcagcagaacagGCAGACCAGGAAGGCGATGATGAGAATGCCACCAACTACGGCCAAGGTGATTATCAACGTCTGGAAGTTCACTACAGACcgagacagagaaacacaatgaCAAACTATTTTCTACCCCATGGCATACTCACACTAATCACACTGACCTT
The genomic region above belongs to Cyclopterus lumpus isolate fCycLum1 chromosome 22, fCycLum1.pri, whole genome shotgun sequence and contains:
- the LOC117725173 gene encoding small ubiquitin-related modifier 3 → MSEEKPKEGVKTENDHINLKVAGQDGSVVQFKIKRHTPLSKLMKAYCDRQGLAIRQIRFRFDGQPINETDTPAQLEMEDEDTIDVFQQQTGGHC
- the LOC117725476 gene encoding pituitary tumor-transforming gene 1 protein-interacting protein-like; translation: MMDSRTATASLLLLFGLATAFAQTSAPPQACEAKNGTNCKECLQNVTCLWCIATKACITYPVRTILPPHALCPLYDARWGLCWMNFQTLIITLAVVGGILIIAFLVCLFCCCCKCEHLGSKREKAKLDKEVTKTKTKQEERRAEMKQRHDNIRTKYGLSGSNPYSKF